A stretch of DNA from Natrinema salaciae:
GCGAGTACGCGTTTCCCCCGGGCGGACTGAACGACCGCACTCCCGACGAGATCGCCGACGCGTTCGATCAGCGGGTCCGACACCTCCACTGTCTGGCCGCCGACGGCGTCTGTCCGGACTGTAACGGCCGCATGCGAACCAGCGTCGTCGAGGACGGCGCGTGCTGTCTCGGCGTCGGCGTTCGCGTCGATCACGAGTGCGTGCAGTGCGGACACACCCTCTGCTCGGCCGCCGGCCTTCGGCTGCTCGACCACTCCGCGGTCGTCAGCTTTCACCGCGAACGCGGCGTCTCGCTCGACGAGCGCCCGTACTGGACGCTCCCCTGGTGCGTCTCCGACGAATACACCCGTGTCGTCGAGCGCGACCCCGTCCGCCTCGAGGTCCGCATCCCGCTCGCGGGCGACGAACTCCGCGTGACGCTCGACGACGACGTCGACGTGGTCGACACGCGGATCGACGCTCGCTGATCGACGCTCCCCTTCTCGCGGTCGTCGAAATCGCCGTCATCGGTTTCGGCCCCCAATCCATCCCGGTACCAGCCGGATTCCCGAAACGGATTTCAGTAGGCTCGCGTACAAAAATATAATTCAGATTACAATTATGGCCGTCCGTCCCCTCGTCTCAGACAGGACAATGATCACACCCAAGCCACCTCGATCGCCACCGCTCGTCACCGATAGCAGCGTTCTCGAGACGGCGTGTATCGCCGCCGGCTCGACGCTCGCCGTCCTCCTGGCGGCCGTCGCCGCGTTCGCGACCGCGTCGGTGGTCGGTGACGACTCACCGCTTGCACTGCCGATTTCGCTGGTCGTCGGCCCCGTGACGTTCGTCGCGCTCGTCGGCGGCGCGAAAGCGATCCGCCGCAGGCTCGCTCGCGGACTCGCGCGTCGCCGATCGGCCGCGACCCGTTTCCGACCGCGGATCGCCCGCAAACCGTGACGGCGGGGCCGGTTCCCCGCGAGTAGCCGGCTGCGCGCTGTCACCGGAACGGCCCTCGCGTTCGCCGAAACGGGGTCGTTTCGAGACGATCTCGGTGCGGCGAACGATACACGAGGTGACGAACCCGACGACTTTTCTCGTCTGCACCCCACCCCACGACCGTGTCGGAGTTCGCGTTCGAACTCGAGCTGTGTGCCCACCTCGAGTCGCGCCGGCCGGGAATCGTCGCTCGCCAGCTCGGTGGGAGCGTCGCCGATCCCGGCGGGCGGATTCTCGACGTGGTCTGCGTCGAACCCGGACCCGAATTCGAAGACCGCGTCGCGATCACGGGGGAGACGATCCCCGACGCCGCGATCGAGTCGGCCGTCGGCACCGGTCGAGCGCGCTACTGGAAGAACGCCTTCGACTGCCACCCCGAGCGGGCTCGCAGCGCCGTCGACCGGGCGCTCGAGATCGGCTTCTTCGAACGCGATCACGGGGCCAGCGCAGCCAGTAGCCGCGAGTACGTCCGACAGGTCGCCCGCTACCCCGACTGGTACGACCGCATCGTCGGGATCGAGAACAAACCCGACCTCGGCCGCCCGGGGGATCTCGAGGCCCAGCTCCGAACCGACGTCAGCCTCGCGCTGGTCGACGCGGTCGTCCTCGCGACCGAGAGTTACGTGACGCGCGCGCACCTGAACCGGATCCCCGAGGCGGTCGGCGTCTGGCGGGTCCACCGCGACGGCGGGGACGGGAGCGACGGGACGGAACCGCCGACGGGGCCGGCGGTCGACGTGATCCGCGAGCCGACGCCGCTGGCCGTCGACGAGCCCGGGATCGAACCGCTCGAGTTTCGCCCGGGCCGAACCGGGATCGACGTCGTAGCTCCCGACGCGAAGGCTCGAGCCCGCCGCCGGCTCGCCGAACGGGCCTACGGCAAGGGGTGGCGAACGTACGCGTTTCCGGACTGTGCCGCGTGTCGTCCGGCGGAGTCGAGCGGTGCGACGCTTCCCCACTGCGAGTGGACGGAACGGGTCGTCGACGCCGGCTCGGAGTGCGGATCGTCGTGTCCGGGACACGAGTCGGTCGCCGACGGGGTCGCAGTCGACCTCGAGGCCGAGCGCGACCGTCGAACCGCGTGGGAGGCCGATCCGACCGGACGGCGACGCCGGCAGTCGGGACTCGATCAGTTCGGCTGACGACTGATCGCGCTCCCGATAGAGACGGTGAGTCGATTCGCTTACAGCACGTACTGCTCGCCGTCGATCGCCAGCGGCTCCTCGAACGCCTCGTCGGCGGGGTAAAAGTGCGCGAGGTGGACCAGCCGCGTCCGATCGGCGTTCAGTTCCGCGGCCAGTGCGAGCGCGCCCTCTCGAGTCATGTGTTTCGTCCCGAACGTCCGGGGGACGCCGTCAGCGTCCTCGTGCCGGCCGCCGATGGGGTGGTACTCGCAGAGGCTCGCCGGGACGATTCCGTCGGCGAGCAGCAGTTCGGCGTCCGCCAGTGCCGCGCGCGACTCGTCGGGAACGTCGTAGCTCGTATCGCCCGTGATCGAGAGCGTCGCGCCCGTCTCGGGGTCCTCGACGGAGAGCCCGTAGCAGACCAGCGGCGGGTGGTCGACCGGCACCAGCGTCACGTCGAGCCCGCAGATCCGGACCGTCTCGAGGGGCGTCGTCGGGACCACGGTGACCGGATCGAGGTAGTGGTAGTCGTCACGGACCGTCTCGGCGACGCTCTTCCCGGTCTTCGGATCGGTCTCGTCGGCCGCGTAGACCGCGAGGTCGTCGAACACGCGAAAGACGTTCCCCAGGCCGTCGAGGTGATCGAAGTGGACGTGGGTGATGACGGCGGCGTCGGGCAGCGGGACGTCGTCGCGGAGGAACTGGTACCGGAAGTCCGGACTGAAGTCGATCAGGAGCGACTCGCCCGTGCGCTCGTTCTCGACGTGTACCGAGAACCGCGTCCGCTCGACGCCGCGCTCGCGAGCGGCCCCGCAGGTGTCGCAATCGCAGCCGACGGTCGGCGTCCCGGTCGTGTCCCCGGTCCCGAGCAGGGTGACGCGCATGGTTACGCGGCCCTCCAGACTGCGCTCGCGGCGCGACCCGGTCCAGGCCCGAGGCCCGCGGATCGCCGCCGCCTACACATACGATCGCCCTTCCTCGAGCGCCGTCCGGACGAACGGGTGCTCCGTCCGGGCGTCGAACCGCTCGGCCGGGAGGACGTGCACCGTAAAGACGACGCCGTGCTCGATCCCGACGGTCTCGGCGAGCGCCTCGAGCCGTCGTTCGAGTTCGCGGTCGTCCGCCTCGTCCTCGAGGACCAGCAGTACCTCCACGGACGTGTGAACGCCCCGGTCGTCGCCCCGGACGGCGTCCCCGAAGACGACGAGTCGGCGGATCGACTCGCCGTGCTCGGCCCGTGCCCGGTCGGCGAACGCGTCCGCGGCGTCTCCCTGTGACGCGTCATCGCTCATGATGGCTGATTAGTAGCCGTCACATAAAGGGTATTCCCCGCGGGAGGGGACGATCCGACTCGGCCTCCGTGTCCGAGTCGCCGACGCCGCACCCGTCGGCATCGGACGTGCGCCGTCGTCGGCCGCACAGCGCTCTGTACCCCGCGTATAGCGCCGCGTACAGCGCCGGCACCGCGAACCCGACGGCGACCGTATTCGAGACTCGCCGCTGGCGAACGCTCGTGTAGCGGCTCGAGTCGGCGACGTGGCCCTCGTCACCCCTCTCGACGGGTTTCAGATCCGGATTCGTGCGCGTGTGTGGCAGTCGGGATACCGCCTCGAGACGGTGCTACTCGACGCCTGAATTGGCGAATTGGTCGGTAGCTGGCTGTTCGGCTCGTCGGAACGGAAAACAGGCGACAGCGGACCGAGACGGCGGTTCGGCACCGAGCGCGGATTCGAATCGGTGCTCAGTGGTCGTGGCTGTGCTCGTGGTCGTGATCGTGGGAGTGTCCGCCGTCGCTGGCCGCGTCGCCGAGGTCGCCGCCGGCGACGAGCGCGTCGTGATCGCCCCCCATCATGTCCATGTTCTTGAGCGTGTCCCGCTCCTCGAACTCCTCGACGGCGTCGAGGAGATCCTCCTGGGTCAGCGTCGTCCGGTCCTCGGTCAGCGCCTCGAGGACGGCCTCGCGGAGCACCATCCGGAGGTCGCTGCCGGTCAGCCCCTCGGTGACTTCGGCGATGAGCTGCGGGTCGAACTCGTCGATGTCCATCGTTCGGGTGATGAGACCGAGGATGTCAGCCCGCATTCCGTGATCGGGCTTGGGGAAGTTGATGATCTCGTCGAAGCGCCGCCAGGCGGCGTCGTCGAGCTGGTCGGGGTGGTTGGTCGCCCCGATGAGCAACACGTCGTCCTCGATGAGCGAGATGTTGTCGATGCTCTTGAGGAGGGTGTTGACCGCTCGTTTCAGGGCGGCGTGTTCGTCGCTGCGACGGGTCTTGGCGACGAAGTCGAACTCGTCGATAAAGAGGATACACGGCGAGAGTCGTTTCGCGACCTCGAAGGTCTTGTCGACGTTTTTCGCCGTCTCGCCGAGGTACTGGCTCGTGATCATCGAGAGTTTGACCTCGACGAACGGCAGGTCCATGTCCTGGGCCAGCGCCTGTGCCGTGGACGTTTTCCCCGTCCCCGGCGGCCCGACGAACAGCAACTTGCCGATCTCACGCAGGCCGATGTTCGCGAGGTAATCCCGGTGTTCGATCGCCTTCGAGATCTTGTCGAGTTCGTTCTCCTGGTCCTCGGTGAGGACGAGGTCGTCGAGCGACATATCGACCTCTTCGGGCGCACGGACCTCGACGAGGTCGAGCATCTCCTCGTCGTCCTCCTCGTCGAAATACTCGTCGAGGAGGCCGTCGATCCAGACGCGGTCGGCCTGAATGGGCCGGTTTCGTTCGCGTGCGTCCTCGTGCGTGACGTCGAACTCGTACTCCTCGTGGTTCGAGAAGTGTTTCGCCAGCGTCGGATTCTCGAGCAGACGCTCCGCGTCGACGCGCTCGGCGAACCACTCCTCGGCCATCTCCCGCTGGGCGAGGGTGATCGTCCCGGAGAACTCGTCGCGTTCGGTGAACATCAGGTCGGCGATGGCCTCCCACGGGCGGTCGACGCCGGTCGCCTCGCGCGCGGTAGTGGTCGTGGCCGAGAGCGGGCGGCTGATGCCGGCGGGTTTGCGACCGCTCCCGCCGCCGTCACCGTCCTCGCTCTCGTCGTCGACGCCACCGGTCCAGAAGACCCGGCGAAACGACGGTGGGAGATCGTTCTCGTCTAGCGTCCGGTCGTCCGAATACACGCTCGTCGTGAGCAGAAACTCCACGACATCGAGCGCCGCATCACTCATTCGGTGAACGTACTCACTACACGTTCTTAACAGCGTCGTCACGCGCAACGTATGCGATGCCGTTCCACCGCACGACGGTGGACCCAGCG
This window harbors:
- a CDS encoding MBL fold metallo-hydrolase — its product is MRVTLLGTGDTTGTPTVGCDCDTCGAARERGVERTRFSVHVENERTGESLLIDFSPDFRYQFLRDDVPLPDAAVITHVHFDHLDGLGNVFRVFDDLAVYAADETDPKTGKSVAETVRDDYHYLDPVTVVPTTPLETVRICGLDVTLVPVDHPPLVCYGLSVEDPETGATLSITGDTSYDVPDESRAALADAELLLADGIVPASLCEYHPIGGRHEDADGVPRTFGTKHMTREGALALAAELNADRTRLVHLAHFYPADEAFEEPLAIDGEQYVL
- a CDS encoding ATP-binding protein; amino-acid sequence: MSDAALDVVEFLLTTSVYSDDRTLDENDLPPSFRRVFWTGGVDDESEDGDGGGSGRKPAGISRPLSATTTTAREATGVDRPWEAIADLMFTERDEFSGTITLAQREMAEEWFAERVDAERLLENPTLAKHFSNHEEYEFDVTHEDARERNRPIQADRVWIDGLLDEYFDEEDDEEMLDLVEVRAPEEVDMSLDDLVLTEDQENELDKISKAIEHRDYLANIGLREIGKLLFVGPPGTGKTSTAQALAQDMDLPFVEVKLSMITSQYLGETAKNVDKTFEVAKRLSPCILFIDEFDFVAKTRRSDEHAALKRAVNTLLKSIDNISLIEDDVLLIGATNHPDQLDDAAWRRFDEIINFPKPDHGMRADILGLITRTMDIDEFDPQLIAEVTEGLTGSDLRMVLREAVLEALTEDRTTLTQEDLLDAVEEFEERDTLKNMDMMGGDHDALVAGGDLGDAASDGGHSHDHDHEHSHDH
- a CDS encoding DUF5787 family protein, whose translation is MSEFAFELELCAHLESRRPGIVARQLGGSVADPGGRILDVVCVEPGPEFEDRVAITGETIPDAAIESAVGTGRARYWKNAFDCHPERARSAVDRALEIGFFERDHGASAASSREYVRQVARYPDWYDRIVGIENKPDLGRPGDLEAQLRTDVSLALVDAVVLATESYVTRAHLNRIPEAVGVWRVHRDGGDGSDGTEPPTGPAVDVIREPTPLAVDEPGIEPLEFRPGRTGIDVVAPDAKARARRRLAERAYGKGWRTYAFPDCAACRPAESSGATLPHCEWTERVVDAGSECGSSCPGHESVADGVAVDLEAERDRRTAWEADPTGRRRRQSGLDQFG
- a CDS encoding winged helix-turn-helix domain-containing protein encodes the protein MSRSDVSSERESVLECAECLDPADAFALVGNETRLSILEALWATDDTPVSFSELRREVGMRDSAQFNYHLQKLTGHFIAQAEGGYAFKHAGEKVVRSVLAGSFNEHPTVEPFPVDGSCVACGGSLRAVYEDERLAIECPDCGQGHGEYAFPPGGLNDRTPDEIADAFDQRVRHLHCLAADGVCPDCNGRMRTSVVEDGACCLGVGVRVDHECVQCGHTLCSAAGLRLLDHSAVVSFHRERGVSLDERPYWTLPWCVSDEYTRVVERDPVRLEVRIPLAGDELRVTLDDDVDVVDTRIDAR